Proteins from a genomic interval of Mustela lutreola isolate mMusLut2 chromosome 4, mMusLut2.pri, whole genome shotgun sequence:
- the SFTPD gene encoding pulmonary surfactant-associated protein D isoform X2, protein MLLLPLSVLMLLTRPLSSLGAEMKTYSQRTAASTCTLVMCSPMENGLPGRDGRDGREGPRGEKGDPGLPGAVGRAGTPGPAGPVGPKGDNGSAGEPGPKGDSGPSGPPGPRGVPGSAGREGPSGKQGSVGPQGPPGPKGEAGPKGEVGVAGKPGSAGTRGPTGVKGERGAPGERGVPGNAGAAGPPGAMGPPGPPGTKGPPGLKGDRGAPGDKGAKGESGIQDITALRQQVEALRGQVQHLQNTFSQYRKDLFPNGRAVGEKIFKTGGFEKNFEDAQLVCMQAGGQMASPRSAAENEAVQQLATAYNKAAFLSVTDIKTEGKFIYPSGEPLVYSNWAPGEPNNNGGSENCVEIFTNGKWNDKSCGEQRLVVCEF, encoded by the exons atgcttctcctccctctctccgtGCTGATGCTGCTCACACGGCCCCTGAGCTCCCTGGGAGCAGAAATGAAGACCTATTCCCAGAGAACAGCGGCCAGCACCTGCACCCTGGTCATGTGTAGCCCCATGGAGAATGGCCTGCCCGGTCGTGATGGACGGGATGGGAGAGAGGGCCCCCGGGGCGAGAAGGGGGATCCAG GTTTACCAGGAGCTGTAGGGAGAGCCGGGACGCCTGGCCCAGCTGGCCCAGTTGGGCCCAAAGGGGACAATGGCTCTGCTGGAGAGCCTGGACCAAAGGGAGACTCCGGACCATCTG GACCTCCAGGACCTCGAGGTGTGCCTGGTTCAGCCGGCAGAGAGGGTCCGTCAGGGAAGCAGGGGAGCGTAGGACCTCAAGGCCCACCCGGCCCAAAAGGAGAGGCCGGGCCCAAAG GAGAAGTGGGTGTGGCAGGCAAGCCGGGCTCTGCGGGGACACGAGGCCCCACGGGTgttaaaggagagagaggggcccCTGGTGAGCGAGGAGTCCCCGGGAATGCTGGGGCGGCAG gaccccctggaGCCATGGGTCCACCGGGACCTCCAGGTACCAAAGGACCCCCAGGACTGAAGGGGGACAGAGGTGCTCCTGGGGACAAAGGCGCGAAGGGAGAGAGTGGGATTCAGG ACATCACTGCTCTGAGGCAGCAGGTGGAGGCCTTGCGTGGACAGGTACAGCACCTCCAGAACACCTTCTCTCAGTACAGGAAAG ACCTCTTTCCCAATGGCCGAGCTGTCGGGGAGAAGATCTTCAAGACAGGAggttttgaaaagaattttgagGACGCGCAGCTGGTGTGTATGCAAGCCGGGGGACAGATGGCTTCCCCACGCTCTGCAGCCGAGAATGAGGCCGTGCAGCAGCTGGCCACTGCTTACAACAAGGCTGCTTTCCTGAGCGTGACCGACATCAAGACAGAGGGCAAGTTCATCTATCCCAGCGGGGAGCCCCTGGTCTATTCCAACTGGGCCCCTGGGGAGCCCAACAACAATGGCGGCTCAGAGAACTGTGTGGAGATCTTCACCAACGGCAAGTGGAATGACAAGTCCTGCGGGGAGCAGCGTCTGGTGGTCTGCGAGTTCTGA
- the SFTPD gene encoding pulmonary surfactant-associated protein D isoform X1: MLLLPLSVLMLLTRPLSSLGAEMKTYSQRTAASTCTLVMCSPMENGLPGRDGRDGREGPRGEKGDPGLPGAVGRAGTPGPAGPVGPKGDNGSAGEPGPKGDSGPSGPPGPRGVPGSAGREGPSGKQGSVGPQGPPGPKGEAGPKGEVGVAGKPGSAGTRGPTGVKGERGAPGERGVPGNAGAAGPPGAMGPPGPPGTKGPPGLKGDRGAPGDKGAKGESGIQDITALRQQVEALRGQVQHLQNTFSQYRKVDLFPNGRAVGEKIFKTGGFEKNFEDAQLVCMQAGGQMASPRSAAENEAVQQLATAYNKAAFLSVTDIKTEGKFIYPSGEPLVYSNWAPGEPNNNGGSENCVEIFTNGKWNDKSCGEQRLVVCEF; this comes from the exons atgcttctcctccctctctccgtGCTGATGCTGCTCACACGGCCCCTGAGCTCCCTGGGAGCAGAAATGAAGACCTATTCCCAGAGAACAGCGGCCAGCACCTGCACCCTGGTCATGTGTAGCCCCATGGAGAATGGCCTGCCCGGTCGTGATGGACGGGATGGGAGAGAGGGCCCCCGGGGCGAGAAGGGGGATCCAG GTTTACCAGGAGCTGTAGGGAGAGCCGGGACGCCTGGCCCAGCTGGCCCAGTTGGGCCCAAAGGGGACAATGGCTCTGCTGGAGAGCCTGGACCAAAGGGAGACTCCGGACCATCTG GACCTCCAGGACCTCGAGGTGTGCCTGGTTCAGCCGGCAGAGAGGGTCCGTCAGGGAAGCAGGGGAGCGTAGGACCTCAAGGCCCACCCGGCCCAAAAGGAGAGGCCGGGCCCAAAG GAGAAGTGGGTGTGGCAGGCAAGCCGGGCTCTGCGGGGACACGAGGCCCCACGGGTgttaaaggagagagaggggcccCTGGTGAGCGAGGAGTCCCCGGGAATGCTGGGGCGGCAG gaccccctggaGCCATGGGTCCACCGGGACCTCCAGGTACCAAAGGACCCCCAGGACTGAAGGGGGACAGAGGTGCTCCTGGGGACAAAGGCGCGAAGGGAGAGAGTGGGATTCAGG ACATCACTGCTCTGAGGCAGCAGGTGGAGGCCTTGCGTGGACAGGTACAGCACCTCCAGAACACCTTCTCTCAGTACAGGAAAG TAGACCTCTTTCCCAATGGCCGAGCTGTCGGGGAGAAGATCTTCAAGACAGGAggttttgaaaagaattttgagGACGCGCAGCTGGTGTGTATGCAAGCCGGGGGACAGATGGCTTCCCCACGCTCTGCAGCCGAGAATGAGGCCGTGCAGCAGCTGGCCACTGCTTACAACAAGGCTGCTTTCCTGAGCGTGACCGACATCAAGACAGAGGGCAAGTTCATCTATCCCAGCGGGGAGCCCCTGGTCTATTCCAACTGGGCCCCTGGGGAGCCCAACAACAATGGCGGCTCAGAGAACTGTGTGGAGATCTTCACCAACGGCAAGTGGAATGACAAGTCCTGCGGGGAGCAGCGTCTGGTGGTCTGCGAGTTCTGA